The Pleurodeles waltl isolate 20211129_DDA chromosome 6, aPleWal1.hap1.20221129, whole genome shotgun sequence genome has a segment encoding these proteins:
- the LOC138300700 gene encoding uncharacterized protein: MSENTCVDELPDGAKKNCELFSVWGITEENACVAKMPDVVLRNNSRCIYVENVCFGSNDDRKVWIPLSAYREMQEKCRKLEHENRNLREQISQDTIIQNYAESYKNEESFLSHSSNEGVKTAPSCTEFSCEPGFLAAKMHSLTDNTDENVIYELPLQNAQVKRRILEQDTPSFISLFDFWKKNSPHLREILTLLYMVTVKNNMQLRACDLANEIMQTLGFCAVQEGKTDVHVIQEQGKKILPLARIIQWIWYLQDRARVPQIKELPMKLCAPFEFVSTEDKKHVCFTDDSLTEMLLSGTVEGTELYNVCQILKQELREMCHFYADFWFFDNVLAPNWFNYLADVNEKNAEREVFTQNSALVGMAMWVPQKCEKATYRSYHVSPLSLSALCGPPSGVCVWGRGRDRIPNLNLAE; encoded by the exons atgtctgagaatacatgtgttgatgaactgcctgatggtgctaagaaaaactgtgaattgttttctgtttggggaattacagaagaaaatgcatgtgtagctaaaatgcctgatgttgttttgagaaataattcccgttgtatatatgtagaaaacgtgtgttttggaagtaatgatgacagaaaggtctggatacctttatctgcttacagagaaatgcaggagaaatgtaggaagttggaacatgaaaataggaatttacgtgagcaaattagccaggatacgataattcaaaattatgctgaaagttataaaaatgaagaatctttcttgtcccattccagtaatgagggggttaagacagctccgagctgcactgagttttcctgtgagccagggtttttggcagccaaaatgcattccttaactgataacacggacgagaatgtgatttacgagttaccgttgcaaaatgcacaagtaaaacgaaggattttagagcaagacaccccgagtttcattagcttgtttgatttttggaaaaagaatagccctcatttgagagaaatcctaacacttttgtacatggtcactgtgaaaaataatatgcagctgcgcgcttgtgatttggcaaatgaaataatgcagactttaggtttctgcgcagtgcaagaaggaaaaactgatgtacatgtaattcaagaacaagggaagaaaatactgcccctagctagaatcatacaatggatctggtacttgcaagacagggctagagtaccacagataaaagaattaccaatgaaattgtgtgcaccatttgaattcgtgtctactgaagataaaaagcatgtttgttttactgatgattcattgactgaaatgttgctttctggcacagtagaaggaacagagttgtataatgtgtgtcagattttaaagcaagagctacgtgagatgtgtcatttttatgctgatttttggttctttgataatgttttagcacctaactggttcaattaccttgcagatgttaatgagaaaaatgcagagagagaagtgttcacccagaattctgccttagtggggatggctatgtgggtgccccagaaatgtgaaaaggccacttacag atcctaccacgtttcgccactgtccctgagtgcgctgtgtggtcccccttccggtgtgtgcgtgtggggtcggggaagggaccgaatccccaacctgaacctggctgagtaa